Proteins from a genomic interval of Chanodichthys erythropterus isolate Z2021 chromosome 6, ASM2448905v1, whole genome shotgun sequence:
- the LOC137021324 gene encoding nidogen-1-like isoform X3 — MVLVCSVGLLALLVSVQCLTREQLFDYGIQFGDQILDSSTDSVKALELQQTLYFFKGKFDQVYVSTNGFISMAEPSDESEYLGKMPASFGMIAAFLGDLDTTDGAGYVYFRQDKSPDVLQRAADHIRQAFPSDEEIEPTHAVIVTWENVLGQGSERGDGFEFARNTFQLVVANMYSASYAILLYPEEKMQFGSTLIDDVDVPVEVGFNEGVVQGWFGWSTTQGSYYRVTEDSEESVSALALETNSGQPGVWVFEIGTSPLFTSIVPGQVTEVTEVTSEETVVDTPAPEPTSVQTSEPPYEPLTSRPETLSESSTPDEFQYRYVPPQQPQNPEVLIIDEDELSVNVFSYNYETCSSNKHKCSAFADCRDYADGYCCHCKPGYYGNGKDCVAEGKPQRMNGKVNGRLYVGNSPSPVEFSNNDLHSYVVANDGRAYIAVSSIPASIGPSLQPLPALGEAIGWAFALEQPNYHNGFSLIGGVFTRQAEVIFQPGNERLTIKQEFGGIDEHDHLVVSTHLDGRIPEVPREATVQIEPYNEIYQYSSNLITSSSRRDYTVNMPDGSVRKHSYLWTQSIRFQSCPHEELMSSVPDSQQLSVDQIFVMYDSGNQLIRFAMSNKIGSIHSGIPEQNPCFTGRHGCDTNAVCRPAQGKDFTCECAAGFTGDGRVCYDVDECSESPQICGSYSVCINQPGSFRCECLDGFEFASDGRTCVETEHPVDHCQRGTHDCDAPERARCRYTGASSYVCACLPGFSGDGRTCQDVDECQTARCHSDAICYNTQGSFTCQCRPGFHGDGFSCTPGSGIDHNVAPPLIGPTPRPDISPLTPGADLLFAQSGRIELLPLDGSRMSADEARTLLHVPGKVVIAVAYDCVEQTVYWSDITQPAISRAAITGGQTSVLVSRDLGSPEGIAIDHMSRNMYWTDSILDRIEVSRLDGSHRRVLFDNDLINPRPIIADPAHGHLYWADWNRDGPKIERSSMDGTDRTVLVQDGLGLPNGLTYDPQSRQLCWADAGTRRVECMDPFSRLRRKLTEGIQYPFAIVSYGGKLFYTDWRREAVVAMEHQDGMEVEEFLPQRRSRTYGITITYPQCPAGLNYCSAENGGCSHLCLPRPGGFSCRCPDARDGSCVEPDQNF, encoded by the exons ATGGTTCTTGTGTGCAGTGTTGGGCTTCTGGCTCTGCTCGTGTCGGTCCAGTGTCTGACCCGCGAGCAGCTCTTCGATTATGGGATTCAGTTCGGCGACCAGATTTTGGACTCCTCGACTGATTCGGTTAAAGCGCTCGAGCTGCAGCAAACGCTCTACTTCTTCAAAGGAAAGTTCGATCAAGTTTAT GTCAGCACCAATGGCTTCATATCTATGGCTGAACCCAGCGACGAGTCCGAGTACCTGGGGAAGATGCCGGCCAGTTTTGGCATGATTGCAGCGTTCCTAGGAGATCTGGATACTACCGACGGTGCCGGTTATGTCTATTTCCGCCAGGATAAAAGTCCTGATGTGCTCCAGAGAGCCGCAGATCACATTAGGCAAGCATTTCCCAGTGACGAGGAGATCGAACCCACTCACGCCGTCATCGTCACCTGGGAGAATGTGCTGGGTCAAGGAAGTGAACGGGGAGATGGATTTGAGTTTGCG AGAAATACTTTCCAGCTAGTTGTAGCAAACATGTATTCGGCATCCTACGCCATCCTGCTGTATCCAGAGGAGAAGATGCAGTTCGGTTCCACGCTCATAGATGATGTAGACGTGCCCGTCGAGGTCGGGTTCAATGAAGGCGTTGTCCAGGGCTGGTTCGGCTGGTCGACAACTCAAGGATCTTACTACCGCGTCACTGAAGACAGCGAGGAGTCGGTCAGCGCTCTCGCACT GGAGACAAACTCAGGCCAGCCTGGCGTTTGGGTCTTCGAGATCGGCACGTCTCCGTTGTTCACCTCCATCGTCCCCGGACAGGTCACGGAGGTCACAGAGGTCACGTCGGAGGAGACTGTGGTCGACACACCCGCTCCTGAGCCGACGAGCGTTCAGACCTCGGAGCCTCCGTACGAGCCGCTCACGAGCCGTCCAGAGACGCTCTCAGAGTCGTCCACCCCGGACGAGTTTCAGTACCGTTATGTGCCGCCGCAGCAGCCTCAGAACCCCGAGGTGCTGATCATCGATGAAGACGAGCTCAGCGTCAACG tgttttcttATAATTACGAGACGTGCTCCAGCAACAAGCACAAGTGCTCTGCTTTCGCCGACTGCAGAGATTACGCAGACGGATACTGCTGTCACTGCAAACCTGGTTACTATGGCAACGGCAAGGATTGCGTCGCCGAAG GCAAACCTCAGAGGATGAACGGGAAGGTGAACGGCAGACTGTACGTTGGGAATTCTCCGTCTCCTGTGGAGTTCTCCAACAATGACCTGCACTCGTATGTGGTGGCCAATGACGGCCGGGCGTACATCGCTGTCAGCAGCATCCCGGCCAGCATCGGACCCTCCTTACAGCCGCTGCCTGCTCTCGGAGAGGCCATCGGATGGGCGTTCGCACTGGAGCAGCCCAACTATCACAACGGCTTCAGCCTCATCG GAGGGGTTTTCACACGCCAGGCCGAGGTGATCTTCCAGCCCGGCAACGAGAGGCTGACCATCAAACAGGAGTTCGGCGGCATCGATGAGCACGATCACCTGGTGGTCAGCACACATCTGGACGGCAGGATCCCGGAGGTGCCGCGTGAAGCCACGGTCCAGATCGAGCCGTACAACGAGATTTACCAGTATTCCAGCAACC TGATCACGTCGTCCTCACGGCGGGACTACACAGTTAACATGCCTGACGGCAGCGTCCGCAAACACAGCTACCTGTGGACGCAGAGCATCCGCTTCCAGAGCTGCCCACACGAGGAGCTCATGAGCTCGGTGCCAGACAGCCAACAGCTCAGCGTCGACCAGATCTTCGTCATGTATGACTCCGGCAACCAGCTGATCCGCTTCGCCATGAGCAACAAGATCGGCTCCATCCACA gTGGGATCCCAGAGCAAAACCCCTGTTTCACCGGGAGACACGGCTGCGACACCAACGCCGTCTGCCGTCCGGCTCAAGGCAAAGACTTCACCTGCGAATGCGCCGCTGGATTCACTGGAGACGGACGGGTTTGTTACG atgtGGACGAGTGCTCAGAAAGCCCTCAGATCTGCGGCTCGTACAGCGTCTGCATCAATCAGCCCGGAAGCTTCCGCTGCGAGTGTCTGGACGGGTTTGAGTTCGCCAGCGACGGACGGACCTGCGTCG AAACGGAGCATCCTGTGGATCACTGTCAGAGAGGAACGCACGACTGCGACGCTCCCGAACGCGCCAGATGCCGTTACACCGGCGCCTCGTCCTACGTCTGCGCGTGTCTGCCGGGCTTCTCCGGGGACGGACGGACCTGTCAGG ATGTTGACGAGTGCCAGACGGCCCGTTGCCATAGTGATGCCATCTGCTACAACACCCAGGGCTCTTTCACCTGTCAGTGTCGGCCCGGTTTCCATGGCGACGGCTTCAGCTGCACACCTGGTTCTG GCATTGATCACAATGTGGCTCCGCCCCTCATTGGCCCCACCCCCAGGCCTGACATCAGCCCTCTGACTCCCGGAGCAGACCTCTTATTCGCTCAGAGCGGCAGAATCGAGCTCCTCCCACTGGACGGCAGCCGCATGAGCGCAGACGAGGCCAGGACGCTTCTGCACGTGCCC ggtAAAGTGGTGATCGCTGTGGCGTACGACTGCGTGGAACAGACCGTCTACTGGTCCGACATCACACAACCCGCCATCAGCCGCGCCGCCATCACGGGCGGCCAAACCAGCGTCCTCGTCAGCAGAG ATCTGGGCAGTCCTGAAGGAATCGCCATCGATCACATGTCCAGAAACATGTACTGGACCGACTCCATCCTGGACCGCATCGAGGTGTCGCGGTTAGACGGCAGCCACCGCCGCGTCCTCTTCGACAATGACCTCATCAACCCTCGGCCTATCATCGCTGACCCCGCCCACGG ACACCTGTACTGGGCCGACTGGAACAGAGACGGGCCGAAGATCGAGCGCTCCAGCATGGACGGGACCGACCGGACGGTGCTGGTGCAGGACGGCCTGGGGCTGCCCAACGGATTGACCTATGACCCCCAGAGCCGGCAGCTGTGCTGGGCCGACGCAG gcaCTCGTCGGGTGGAGTGTATGGATCCGTTCTCTCGTCTCCGCAGGAAACTGACCGAAGGGATCCAGTATCCGTTCGCCATAGTGTCCTACGGAGGGAAGCTCTTCTACACCGACTGGAGAAG GGAAGCGGTGGTTGCTATGGAGCATCAGGATGGGATGGAGGTGGAAGAGTTTCTCCCTCAGAGACGTTCACGCACATACGGCATCACCATCACTTACCCACAATGCCCTGCAGGCCTGAACTACTGCTCCGCTGAGAACGGCGGCTGTTCGCACCTGTGTCTCCCGCGGCCCGGCGGATTCTCCTGCCGCTGTCCCGACGCCAGAGACGGATCGTGCGTGGAGCCGGACCAGAACTTCTGA
- the LOC137021324 gene encoding nidogen-1-like isoform X5, whose product MVLVCSVGLLALLVSVQCLTREQLFDYGIQFGDQILDSSTDSVKALELQQTLYFFKGKFDQVYVSTNGFISMAEPSDESEYLGKMPASFGMIAAFLGDLDTTDGAGYVYFRQDKSPDVLQRAADHIRQAFPSDEEIEPTHAVIVTWENVLGQGSERGDGFEFARNTFQLVVANMYSASYAILLYPEEKMQFGSTLIDDVDVPVEVGFNEGVVQGWFGWSTTQGSYYRVTEDSEESVSALALETNSGQPGVWVFEIGTSPLFTSIVPGQVTEVTEVTSEETVVDTPAPEPTSVQTSEPPYEPLTSRPETLSESSTPDEFQYRYVPPQQPQNPEVLIIDEDELSVNVFSYNYETCSSNKHKCSAFADCRDYADGYCCHCKPGYYGNGKDCVAEGKPQRMNGKVNGRLYVGNSPSPVEFSNNDLHSYVVANDGRAYIAVSSIPASIGPSLQPLPALGEAIGWAFALEQPNYHNGFSLIGGVFTRQAEVIFQPGNERLTIKQEFGGIDEHDHLVVSTHLDGRIPEVPREATVQIEPYNEIYQYSSNLITSSSRRDYTVNMPDGSVRKHSYLWTQSIRFQSCPHEELMSSVPDSQQLSVDQIFVMYDSGNQLIRFAMSNKIGSIHSGIPEQNPCFTGRHGCDTNAVCRPAQGKDFTCECAAGFTGDGRVCYDVDECSESPQICGSYSVCINQPGSFRCECLDGFEFASDGRTCVETEHPVDHCQRGTHDCDAPERARCRYTGASSYVCACLPGFSGDGRTCQDVDECQTARCHSDAICYNTQGSFTCQCRPGFHGDGFSCTPGSGGEQTACERHRAAALASTSSSFRPRPALGQYVPSCDGYGAYEPLQCHAGLGQCWCVDASGQEIPGSRTEAGRRPMCIDHNVAPPLIGPTPRPDISPLTPGADLLFAQSGRIELLPLDGSRMSADEARTLLHVPGKVVIAVAYDCVEQTVYWSDITQPAISRAAITGGQTSVLVSRAR is encoded by the exons ATGGTTCTTGTGTGCAGTGTTGGGCTTCTGGCTCTGCTCGTGTCGGTCCAGTGTCTGACCCGCGAGCAGCTCTTCGATTATGGGATTCAGTTCGGCGACCAGATTTTGGACTCCTCGACTGATTCGGTTAAAGCGCTCGAGCTGCAGCAAACGCTCTACTTCTTCAAAGGAAAGTTCGATCAAGTTTAT GTCAGCACCAATGGCTTCATATCTATGGCTGAACCCAGCGACGAGTCCGAGTACCTGGGGAAGATGCCGGCCAGTTTTGGCATGATTGCAGCGTTCCTAGGAGATCTGGATACTACCGACGGTGCCGGTTATGTCTATTTCCGCCAGGATAAAAGTCCTGATGTGCTCCAGAGAGCCGCAGATCACATTAGGCAAGCATTTCCCAGTGACGAGGAGATCGAACCCACTCACGCCGTCATCGTCACCTGGGAGAATGTGCTGGGTCAAGGAAGTGAACGGGGAGATGGATTTGAGTTTGCG AGAAATACTTTCCAGCTAGTTGTAGCAAACATGTATTCGGCATCCTACGCCATCCTGCTGTATCCAGAGGAGAAGATGCAGTTCGGTTCCACGCTCATAGATGATGTAGACGTGCCCGTCGAGGTCGGGTTCAATGAAGGCGTTGTCCAGGGCTGGTTCGGCTGGTCGACAACTCAAGGATCTTACTACCGCGTCACTGAAGACAGCGAGGAGTCGGTCAGCGCTCTCGCACT GGAGACAAACTCAGGCCAGCCTGGCGTTTGGGTCTTCGAGATCGGCACGTCTCCGTTGTTCACCTCCATCGTCCCCGGACAGGTCACGGAGGTCACAGAGGTCACGTCGGAGGAGACTGTGGTCGACACACCCGCTCCTGAGCCGACGAGCGTTCAGACCTCGGAGCCTCCGTACGAGCCGCTCACGAGCCGTCCAGAGACGCTCTCAGAGTCGTCCACCCCGGACGAGTTTCAGTACCGTTATGTGCCGCCGCAGCAGCCTCAGAACCCCGAGGTGCTGATCATCGATGAAGACGAGCTCAGCGTCAACG tgttttcttATAATTACGAGACGTGCTCCAGCAACAAGCACAAGTGCTCTGCTTTCGCCGACTGCAGAGATTACGCAGACGGATACTGCTGTCACTGCAAACCTGGTTACTATGGCAACGGCAAGGATTGCGTCGCCGAAG GCAAACCTCAGAGGATGAACGGGAAGGTGAACGGCAGACTGTACGTTGGGAATTCTCCGTCTCCTGTGGAGTTCTCCAACAATGACCTGCACTCGTATGTGGTGGCCAATGACGGCCGGGCGTACATCGCTGTCAGCAGCATCCCGGCCAGCATCGGACCCTCCTTACAGCCGCTGCCTGCTCTCGGAGAGGCCATCGGATGGGCGTTCGCACTGGAGCAGCCCAACTATCACAACGGCTTCAGCCTCATCG GAGGGGTTTTCACACGCCAGGCCGAGGTGATCTTCCAGCCCGGCAACGAGAGGCTGACCATCAAACAGGAGTTCGGCGGCATCGATGAGCACGATCACCTGGTGGTCAGCACACATCTGGACGGCAGGATCCCGGAGGTGCCGCGTGAAGCCACGGTCCAGATCGAGCCGTACAACGAGATTTACCAGTATTCCAGCAACC TGATCACGTCGTCCTCACGGCGGGACTACACAGTTAACATGCCTGACGGCAGCGTCCGCAAACACAGCTACCTGTGGACGCAGAGCATCCGCTTCCAGAGCTGCCCACACGAGGAGCTCATGAGCTCGGTGCCAGACAGCCAACAGCTCAGCGTCGACCAGATCTTCGTCATGTATGACTCCGGCAACCAGCTGATCCGCTTCGCCATGAGCAACAAGATCGGCTCCATCCACA gTGGGATCCCAGAGCAAAACCCCTGTTTCACCGGGAGACACGGCTGCGACACCAACGCCGTCTGCCGTCCGGCTCAAGGCAAAGACTTCACCTGCGAATGCGCCGCTGGATTCACTGGAGACGGACGGGTTTGTTACG atgtGGACGAGTGCTCAGAAAGCCCTCAGATCTGCGGCTCGTACAGCGTCTGCATCAATCAGCCCGGAAGCTTCCGCTGCGAGTGTCTGGACGGGTTTGAGTTCGCCAGCGACGGACGGACCTGCGTCG AAACGGAGCATCCTGTGGATCACTGTCAGAGAGGAACGCACGACTGCGACGCTCCCGAACGCGCCAGATGCCGTTACACCGGCGCCTCGTCCTACGTCTGCGCGTGTCTGCCGGGCTTCTCCGGGGACGGACGGACCTGTCAGG ATGTTGACGAGTGCCAGACGGCCCGTTGCCATAGTGATGCCATCTGCTACAACACCCAGGGCTCTTTCACCTGTCAGTGTCGGCCCGGTTTCCATGGCGACGGCTTCAGCTGCACACCTGGTTCTG GCGGCGAGCAGACGGCGTGCGAGCGACACAGAGCCGCGGCGCTGGCCTCGACCTCTTCCTCCTTCCGCCCGCGTCCGGCGCTCGGTCAGTACGTGCCCTCCTGCGACGGCTATGGCGCGTACGAACCCCTGCAGTGTCACGCCGGCCTCGGGCAGTGCTGGTGCGTGGACGCGTCGGGACAGGAGATTCCCGGCTCCAGAACCGAAGCGGGCCGCAGACCCATGT GCATTGATCACAATGTGGCTCCGCCCCTCATTGGCCCCACCCCCAGGCCTGACATCAGCCCTCTGACTCCCGGAGCAGACCTCTTATTCGCTCAGAGCGGCAGAATCGAGCTCCTCCCACTGGACGGCAGCCGCATGAGCGCAGACGAGGCCAGGACGCTTCTGCACGTGCCC ggtAAAGTGGTGATCGCTGTGGCGTACGACTGCGTGGAACAGACCGTCTACTGGTCCGACATCACACAACCCGCCATCAGCCGCGCCGCCATCACGGGCGGCCAAACCAGCGTCCTCGTCAGCAGAG CTCGTTGA